In Geotalea uraniireducens, one genomic interval encodes:
- the rarD gene encoding EamA family transporter RarD produces MNEATERHDNEIRHGVLLGILAYTVWGFFPAYFKMLTGIPPLEVVCHRIVWSLVFLVVIVSGRRRWHEVRQAFSSRKTVLTLTGTTILIATNWLVFIFAVERGEVLQSSLGYFITPLVSVLLGYLFLHERLRPLQLVSLMFAAIGVLAAAIHYGGLPWIALILAFTFGLYGLLRKTAAVTAITGLTVETILAGLPALLYLLSTSAAGTGAFLTGSTTRNLLLPLSGVVTAIPLIWFAAAARRLRLATIGFLQYITPSLHFLLAVLAYGEEFSSTNVLSFLAIWCGLALFSYDAVRRSR; encoded by the coding sequence ATGAATGAAGCCACTGAACGGCATGACAACGAAATTCGGCACGGGGTCTTGCTGGGGATTCTCGCCTATACGGTATGGGGATTCTTTCCGGCCTATTTCAAGATGCTTACCGGCATTCCGCCGCTGGAGGTGGTCTGCCACCGGATCGTCTGGTCGCTGGTTTTCCTGGTGGTGATCGTCAGCGGTCGCCGGCGCTGGCACGAGGTCCGGCAGGCGTTTTCCTCCCGCAAAACTGTCCTGACCCTCACCGGCACGACTATTCTGATCGCCACCAACTGGCTGGTGTTCATCTTCGCCGTCGAACGCGGTGAAGTGCTCCAGTCGAGCCTCGGTTATTTCATCACACCGCTGGTGAGCGTCCTGCTCGGCTACCTGTTTCTGCATGAACGACTCCGCCCCCTACAGCTGGTGAGCCTCATGTTTGCCGCTATTGGCGTTCTCGCCGCGGCAATTCATTACGGCGGACTCCCCTGGATCGCCCTGATCCTGGCGTTTACCTTCGGGCTCTACGGTTTGTTGCGCAAAACCGCGGCCGTCACGGCGATCACCGGTCTGACGGTGGAAACGATTCTCGCCGGACTGCCGGCACTCCTTTATCTTCTGTCGACCAGTGCCGCCGGAACAGGGGCGTTTCTCACCGGCTCGACCACCCGCAACCTGCTGCTGCCGCTTTCCGGCGTTGTTACCGCCATCCCCCTCATCTGGTTCGCGGCCGCCGCCCGCCGGCTTCGACTTGCCACCATCGGTTTCCTGCAGTACATCACCCCCAGCCTGCATTTTCTTCTGGCGGTACTGGCCTATGGCGAGGAGTTTTCGTCGACTAACGTCCTCAGTTTTCTGGCCATCTGGTGCGGTCTTGCCCTCTTTTCCTACGACGCTGTTCGTAGAAGCCGCTGA
- a CDS encoding phosphoribosylformylglycinamidine synthase subunit PurQ: MKQARAIVITGNGTNCEREAAHACRLGGFDEAVIAHISDLLTGNIRLDDFHFLNLTGGFLDGDDLGSAKAQANRLKYARIEGATEHLIDQLSRFIADGKLILGVCNGFQLMVKMGLLPALDESYLEQSVTLTFNDCGRFQDRWVYLKVDPASPSLFTKGVEKGLYLPIRHGEGKLLADSPATLAAIEERHLAVFKYATADYAAASMEFPLNPNGSVHAIAALCNDNGRLMGMMPHPEAFVHRTNHPRWTREELPEEGDGLILFKNAATYVKEKLL, translated from the coding sequence ATGAAACAGGCTCGAGCGATTGTCATTACCGGCAACGGCACCAACTGCGAGCGGGAGGCGGCGCACGCCTGCCGGCTCGGCGGTTTCGACGAAGCCGTCATCGCCCATATCTCCGACCTGTTGACCGGGAATATCCGGCTCGACGATTTTCACTTTCTCAACTTGACGGGCGGCTTCCTCGACGGTGACGACCTGGGAAGCGCCAAGGCCCAGGCCAACCGGCTGAAGTACGCGAGAATCGAGGGGGCGACCGAACATCTCATCGACCAGCTCAGCCGGTTCATCGCCGACGGCAAGCTGATTCTCGGCGTCTGCAACGGTTTCCAGCTGATGGTCAAGATGGGGCTGTTGCCGGCGCTCGATGAATCGTACCTCGAACAGTCGGTTACGCTGACGTTCAACGATTGCGGTCGATTTCAGGATCGCTGGGTCTATCTCAAGGTCGATCCGGCCTCGCCATCGCTGTTCACCAAAGGGGTAGAGAAAGGTCTTTATCTGCCGATCCGCCACGGCGAAGGAAAGCTACTCGCCGATTCACCGGCAACGCTGGCAGCCATCGAAGAACGGCACCTGGCGGTATTCAAATACGCCACCGCCGACTACGCCGCCGCGAGCATGGAATTTCCCCTTAATCCCAACGGCTCGGTTCACGCCATCGCCGCCCTCTGCAACGATAACGGCCGGTTGATGGGAATGATGCCCCATCCCGAAGCGTTCGTTCACCGCACCAACCATCCGCGTTGGACCCGTGAAGAGTTGCCCGAAGAAGGGGATGGCCTGATCCTGTTCAAGAATGCCGCTACATACGTGAAAGAGAAGCTGCTGTAA
- the purF gene encoding amidophosphoribosyltransferase — translation MKFYRPTEECGIFGIFGHPEAANLTYLGLYALQHRGQESCGIVSSDGRSLSAHKSMGLVADVFGNQEIFRSLPGPAAIGHVRYSTTGDSVYKNVQPIMVDYSRGSIAVAHNGNLVNAQIIKDELEAWGSIFQTTMDTEIIIHLLATSKQNSLEDRIVDALSRVKGAYCLLFLTETRMVAARDPHGFRPLCLGKLGDSWVVASESCALDLIEAEFIREIEPGEIVVIDKNGLTSLSPLKKVEPAPCIFEFVYFARPDSYIFGQNVYEVRKEFGRQLAREHHVEADIVIPVPDSGVPAALGYAQEAGLPFELGLIRNHYVGRTFIEPQQSIRHFGVKIKLNPVRDILKDKRVVVIDDSIVRGTTSRKIVKMVRNAGAKEVHVRISSPPTSYPCYYGIDTPTRKELISSSHTIEEIRKYITADSLGYLSEEGLLQSVGTGSTPYCKACFSGSYPIKFPKLAAAPQLDLF, via the coding sequence ATGAAGTTTTACAGACCTACGGAAGAGTGCGGTATTTTCGGCATATTCGGCCACCCGGAAGCAGCCAATCTGACCTATCTCGGGCTCTATGCCCTCCAGCACCGCGGGCAGGAGAGCTGCGGCATCGTCTCCTCGGACGGGCGAAGCCTCTCCGCCCACAAGAGCATGGGGCTGGTGGCCGACGTCTTCGGTAACCAGGAGATCTTTCGCTCCCTGCCGGGGCCGGCGGCCATCGGCCATGTCCGGTACTCGACCACCGGTGATTCGGTCTACAAGAACGTTCAGCCGATCATGGTCGACTATTCACGCGGCTCCATTGCTGTCGCTCACAACGGCAACCTGGTCAATGCCCAGATCATCAAGGACGAATTGGAAGCCTGGGGATCGATCTTCCAGACCACCATGGATACGGAGATCATCATCCATCTGCTGGCCACCTCGAAACAGAATTCGCTGGAGGACCGGATTGTCGACGCATTGAGCCGGGTCAAGGGGGCCTACTGTCTGTTGTTCCTGACCGAAACCCGTATGGTGGCGGCCCGCGATCCCCATGGCTTCCGGCCGCTCTGCCTCGGCAAGCTCGGCGACAGCTGGGTCGTCGCCTCGGAAAGCTGTGCTCTCGATCTGATCGAAGCCGAATTCATCCGCGAGATCGAACCAGGCGAGATCGTCGTGATCGACAAGAATGGCCTGACATCCCTCTCGCCGCTGAAAAAAGTTGAACCCGCCCCCTGCATTTTCGAATTCGTTTACTTTGCCCGGCCCGACTCATACATTTTCGGCCAGAACGTCTATGAAGTCCGCAAGGAGTTCGGCCGGCAGCTGGCACGGGAACATCACGTCGAGGCCGACATCGTGATCCCGGTGCCCGATTCAGGGGTCCCCGCCGCCCTCGGCTATGCCCAGGAAGCCGGGCTCCCCTTCGAACTGGGGCTGATCCGCAACCATTACGTCGGCCGGACCTTCATTGAGCCGCAGCAGTCGATCCGTCACTTCGGGGTCAAGATCAAGCTCAATCCGGTACGGGACATCCTGAAAGACAAGCGGGTGGTCGTCATCGACGACTCGATCGTCCGTGGCACCACGTCGCGCAAGATCGTCAAGATGGTCCGCAACGCCGGAGCGAAGGAAGTGCACGTCCGCATCTCTTCGCCACCGACCAGTTATCCATGCTATTACGGCATCGACACCCCCACCCGCAAAGAGCTGATCTCATCCTCCCATACCATTGAGGAAATTCGCAAATACATCACCGCCGACTCCCTCGGTTATCTCTCGGAAGAGGGACTGCTGCAATCCGTCGGTACAGGGAGCACCCCTTACTGCAAGGCGTGCTTCTCCGGCAGTTACCCGATCAAATTTCCCAAGCTGGCGGCAGCGCCCCAGCTCGACCTTTTTTGA
- the pyrE gene encoding orotate phosphoribosyltransferase: MTDKQRLKQIILDLSYEKRKVTLASGRESDFYFDGKQTTLHPEGGYLTGKLFFEAIKDVENVEGVGGLTLGADPIATATSVVSFLEKQPIPAFIIRKEPKGHGTGAWLEGRKNLKPGSRVVIVEDVVTTGGSSIKAVRRAEEEGLKVLGIVTLVDREEGGRENIEQEGYWLKAIFTKAEIVG; encoded by the coding sequence ATGACCGACAAACAGCGCCTGAAACAGATCATTCTGGATCTCTCCTACGAAAAGCGGAAAGTAACCCTGGCCTCGGGCCGGGAGAGCGATTTCTACTTCGACGGCAAGCAGACCACCCTCCATCCCGAGGGGGGGTATCTGACCGGCAAGCTCTTTTTCGAAGCGATCAAGGATGTGGAAAACGTCGAAGGGGTAGGGGGGTTGACGCTCGGCGCCGACCCGATTGCCACGGCGACTTCCGTCGTCAGTTTCCTCGAAAAGCAGCCGATCCCCGCCTTCATCATCCGCAAGGAGCCGAAAGGGCACGGGACCGGGGCCTGGCTTGAGGGGCGGAAGAACCTGAAACCAGGTTCACGGGTGGTGATCGTCGAAGACGTGGTAACGACCGGCGGCTCATCGATCAAGGCGGTCCGGCGGGCCGAGGAAGAAGGGCTCAAAGTTCTCGGCATCGTCACTCTTGTCGACCGCGAAGAAGGGGGTCGGGAGAATATCGAGCAGGAAGGATACTGGCTGAAAGCAATCTTCACCAAAGCGGAAATCGTCGGCTGA
- a CDS encoding YkgJ family cysteine cluster protein: MNELFQQYRALLARVDTWFSRSAATVGSSVHCTAGCSDCCRGLFDITLLDAAYLNYGFRTTVAKPLREKVLARCRRRLRQLRSRWPEFGRPFVLNYRPENDWEQLMPDDDESPCVLLGDDGRCLVYDHRPLTCRLHGLPLIALTGEVLHDEWCTLNFVGQNPLAMPQLREDFPAFFYEEGRLGRSFSAQLTGTTFDELDTFIPTALLIDFVRFDWRTWRETYRAYHE; this comes from the coding sequence ATGAACGAACTATTTCAACAATACCGGGCGCTGCTGGCCCGTGTGGACACCTGGTTCAGCCGTTCGGCAGCGACTGTCGGCAGCAGCGTCCACTGTACAGCCGGTTGTTCCGACTGCTGCCGGGGACTTTTCGACATCACCCTGCTCGACGCGGCCTATCTGAATTACGGTTTCCGAACTACCGTTGCCAAGCCGCTCCGGGAGAAGGTCCTAGCCCGCTGTCGCCGGCGGCTCCGGCAGCTCAGGTCGCGGTGGCCCGAATTCGGGCGACCTTTTGTCCTCAACTACCGGCCGGAAAATGACTGGGAGCAGCTGATGCCGGACGATGACGAATCCCCGTGCGTGCTGCTTGGCGACGATGGCAGATGCCTGGTTTACGATCACCGCCCGCTCACCTGCCGGCTCCATGGGCTACCGCTCATTGCCCTGACGGGAGAAGTACTGCATGACGAGTGGTGCACGCTCAACTTCGTCGGGCAGAACCCGCTGGCGATGCCGCAACTCAGGGAAGACTTTCCTGCATTCTTTTATGAAGAGGGCCGCCTTGGGCGTAGCTTTTCCGCCCAATTGACCGGCACCACATTCGACGAACTCGACACTTTCATCCCGACAGCCCTGCTCATCGATTTTGTGCGCTTCGACTGGCGCACGTGGCGGGAGACCTACCGAGCATATCATGAATGA
- a CDS encoding zf-TFIIB domain-containing protein: MKNIWEEREKVLENEFIHRRERELIEKMKSTDRQRLVREICRDHCPKCGEMIQAITFRGVPLDKCPHCGGIWLGPNDLKILAAKDHRSWFEKWFKAENESDNVA, from the coding sequence ATGAAAAACATCTGGGAAGAGCGGGAAAAGGTGCTGGAAAACGAATTCATCCATCGGCGGGAGCGGGAACTGATCGAAAAGATGAAAAGCACCGACCGGCAACGGCTTGTGCGGGAAATATGCCGCGACCATTGTCCCAAGTGCGGCGAAATGATTCAGGCGATAACCTTCCGTGGCGTTCCTCTCGACAAATGCCCTCATTGCGGCGGGATCTGGCTAGGGCCGAACGATCTGAAAATCCTTGCCGCCAAGGATCATCGCAGCTGGTTCGAAAAATGGTTCAAGGCAGAGAATGAGTCGGATAACGTGGCATAG